The following coding sequences are from one Chromatiales bacterium window:
- a CDS encoding succinylglutamate desuccinylase/aspartoacylase family protein, with amino-acid sequence MTPFRQLDALPAGFLDWPASALARELGAPTLIHLPGRREPALFVSVLMHGNEPTGWHAVQALLRDHAGRELPRALSLFIGNVEAAAQNRRFLPDQPDFNRVWPGTDLHDHPVARMLAEVTGIMRARSVFASVDIHNNTGLNPHYGCVNHPGAGYLQLATLFSRTVVYFLRPRGVQSMAFGEFTPAVTLECGRPDDAAGIAHAREYLESCLRLAEVPDSPVAAHDIDLFHTIATVKVPDGVGFGFGTHDQTLNLAADADRLNFRELPAGTELGRVAGGQGLPLDVRDEFGADVAAQLFALDECRLVTRRNLMPSMLTLDTRVVRQDCLCYLMERLPDAAGVARHGPAECPVPQ; translated from the coding sequence ATGACCCCCTTTCGCCAGCTCGACGCACTGCCAGCGGGTTTTCTGGACTGGCCCGCCAGCGCGCTCGCACGAGAACTCGGCGCGCCCACCCTCATCCACCTGCCGGGCCGGCGCGAACCGGCACTGTTCGTTTCGGTCCTGATGCATGGCAACGAGCCAACCGGCTGGCACGCCGTGCAGGCCCTGCTGCGCGACCATGCCGGGCGCGAGCTGCCGCGCGCGCTGTCGCTGTTCATCGGCAATGTGGAGGCCGCCGCGCAGAACCGGCGTTTTCTGCCGGATCAGCCCGATTTCAACCGCGTCTGGCCCGGAACCGACCTGCACGATCATCCGGTCGCGCGGATGCTGGCCGAGGTCACCGGGATCATGCGCGCGCGCAGCGTGTTCGCGAGCGTCGACATCCACAACAACACGGGCCTCAACCCGCACTACGGCTGCGTCAATCACCCGGGCGCCGGGTACCTGCAACTCGCGACGCTGTTTTCGCGCACGGTGGTGTATTTCCTGCGACCACGTGGCGTGCAGTCCATGGCGTTCGGCGAATTCACCCCGGCCGTCACACTCGAATGCGGCCGGCCCGACGATGCCGCCGGCATCGCCCATGCCCGGGAATATCTGGAGTCCTGTCTGCGCCTCGCCGAGGTGCCGGATTCGCCCGTCGCGGCGCACGACATCGATCTGTTCCACACCATCGCGACCGTGAAGGTGCCCGACGGCGTGGGCTTCGGCTTCGGCACCCACGATCAGACCCTGAATCTGGCCGCCGATGCCGACCGGCTGAATTTTCGCGAACTTCCGGCCGGCACCGAGCTGGGTCGCGTAGCCGGCGGCCAAGGTCTGCCGCTGGACGTGCGCGACGAATTCGGCGCCGATGTTGCCGCACAGCTGTTCGCCCTGGACGAGTGCCGGCTCGTCACCCGGCGCAACCTGATGCCGTCCATGCTGACCTTGGATACCCGCGTGGTCCGTCAGGACTGTCTGTGCTACCTCATGGAGCGACTGCCCGACGCCGCAGGCGTGGCTCGCCACGGACCTGCCGAGTGTCCTGTCCCGCAATGA